ACTCTAGGGCCCGCGGCTCGATCCGCGCATCGGCCAACGGCGTATCCGTCGTGCCGACGATGACACGGCCGTGCCAGGGCACGGCGAAAAGGACCCGCCCGTCCGCCGTCCGGGGAATCATGACGGCCGCGTTCCCCGGAAGGAAATCCTTCGGCAGAACCAGATGCACCCCCTGAGAGACCGCGAGGAGTCCGGCGGCCTCCGGGTCGTCCCGGCGTCGCAGGGCATCGGCGAAAACCCCCGTCGCATTGATCACGCAACCGGCGCACACCTCGAAGGATTCCCCGCTTTCCGTATCCATTGCATGGATACCAGAGATTTCGCCGCCCTCCTTGAGCAATCCGTCGCAGCGGACGTAATTGACCGGAAACGCCCCGTGATTGGCCGCAGTCCGGGCCAGATTGACCGCCAGCCGGGCGTCATCAAACTGCCCATCATGGTAAATAACGCCACCGACGAGGTTGTCCCTCTCGACGGTCGGAAGCATTGCCATGGTCTCCTCTTTCGACAGGGTCCGCGAGGGGCTCAACCCCAGCCGCCCGGCCATCCGGTCATAAACCTTCATGCCGATCCCGTAGAAAGGGCCTTCCCACCAGCGGTAGTTCGGAATGACAAAGGCCATGTTGTGGACGAGATGAGGTGCGTTGCGGTAGAGCCGGCCCCTCTCCCGGAGGGCTTCGAGCACAAGCGAGACATTGCCCTGCCGCAGGTAGCGGACACCGCCGTGCACCAGCTTGGTGCTCCGGCTGGAGGTCCCTTTGGCGAAATCGGACTGCTCGACCAGGGCGACCCGATGGCCCCGGCTGGCTGCGTCGACCGCCGCACCAAGACCGGTGGCCCCGCCACCGACGATCACGATATCAAATCGCTTTCCCGATCGCAATTCGGCGAGTGATGCGTCGCGGTTCAGCATGAACGTATCAGTCTTCCCGACACCAGTCCATCGATCGCTCGACCGCCCGGGACCAGGCCTCACGACCACGGGCCAACTCCGCCACATCTCCGACCGGTTGAAAGACCCGGTCGATCGACCACTGGGTGGCAATCGCCTTCCGGTCCGGCCAGAAGCCGACCCCCAGCCCGGCCAGATAAGCGGCACCGAGAGCCGTCGTCTCCACACAGGTCGGCCGAACCACCGGCACACCCAGAAGATCCGCCTGAAACTGCAGCATCAGATCGCTCCGCGCCACGCCTCCATCCACCCGCATCTCCGAGACCGTCCGACCCGAATCCCGCTCCATGCAACCGACCAGGTCGGCCGACTGGAAAGCGACGGCCTCCAGCGCGGCCCGACAAAGGTGCGCCCTGCCCGTCCCTCGGGTCAGCCCATGGATGGTGCCGCGGGCATGCGGATCCCAATGGGGCGCCCCAAGTCCGGCGAAGGCCGGGACAATAACCACCCCGCCGGTATCCGCCACCTCGGCCGCCCTGGCATCACACTCCGAGGCCGT
The Opitutaceae bacterium genome window above contains:
- a CDS encoding glycerol-3-phosphate dehydrogenase/oxidase, with protein sequence MLNRDASLAELRSGKRFDIVIVGGGATGLGAAVDAASRGHRVALVEQSDFAKGTSSRSTKLVHGGVRYLRQGNVSLVLEALRERGRLYRNAPHLVHNMAFVIPNYRWWEGPFYGIGMKVYDRMAGRLGLSPSRTLSKEETMAMLPTVERDNLVGGVIYHDGQFDDARLAVNLARTAANHGAFPVNYVRCDGLLKEGGEISGIHAMDTESGESFEVCAGCVINATGVFADALRRRDDPEAAGLLAVSQGVHLVLPKDFLPGNAAVMIPRTADGRVLFAVPWHGRVIVGTTDTPLADARIEPRALESECAFLLEEASRYLTRDPRPGDVLSVFAGLRPLVRSGHGEKTAALSRDHTIVISESGMVTIVGGKWTTYRKMAEDVVDHAEVVADLENVPCRTVDLPIHGSSGPVVDSRLGFYGSDARSIEALIDADPSLGAAVHSGIELSRAEVVWQAREEMARTVEDVLARRTRWLLLHAARSIDAAPAVARILAAELGKSRDWVENQIAAYTELARGYVYTDPKSRSVRSVPDG